The following proteins are encoded in a genomic region of Ostrea edulis chromosome 7, xbOstEdul1.1, whole genome shotgun sequence:
- the LOC125655210 gene encoding interferon-related developmental regulator 1-like — MPKKNNKRGKGVKPKAGLESLPVNSDDDRETADNWSTASVLSDGGCSSISEEGAGPDESTAQENFEDKLKDCIDALTEKSAQSRKTALDGVLKALSKKYLFDFLMDRKMTLSDNLLRCLKKGKGEEQVLAAHCLSLLCIQMGLEAEDVFNDIQPHLLSAMMDKSVASKARSQCAIGLAVCNFVSCTDIDIVMKVLDALEGIFRASYRKGDKSIPSHPPEISHLHASALSGWSLLLSIAPTYLVMKLVEKHIEHLPDLLHSSDVELRIEAGETLALLYELAREKDEDFEGKDIDGLCETLKKLATDSNKYRAKKDRRQQRSSFRDVLRAVEEGDLPDFTIKFKTESMPIDSWTKKKQYDAFCLALGSGVYQHLQDNMVVREVFGLGVPIPVGAKPVQKVTKWERTHYNAAAFKALTKVRSKHRDKRSVIVNGD; from the exons ATGCCGAAGAAAAACAACAAGAGGG ggaagGGGGTAAAACCTAAAGCAGGGTTAGAATCCTTGCCAGTCAATAGTGATGATGACAGAGAGACTGCTGATAATTGGAGTACAGCCAGCGTATTGTCCGATGGGGGTTGCAGCAGCATATCAGAGGAAG GTGCAGGACCAGATGAGTCAACAGCTCAAGAGAATTTTGAGGACAAACTCAAGGACTGTATAGATGCACTGACTGAAAAGAG TGCCCAGAGCAGGAAAACTGCTCTAGACGGAGTACTGAAGGCGTTGTCCAAGAAGTACCTGTTTGATTTCCTCATGGACAG AAAAATGACCTTGTCAGACAACCTACTGAGATGTCTTAAGAAAGGAAAGGGGGAGGAGCAGGTGCTTGCGGCCCACTGTCTGAGTCTGCTGTGTATTCAGATGGGACTGGAGGCGGAGGATGTGTTCAACGATATACAGCCCCACCTACTGTCAGCCATGATGGATAAATCTGTAGCCTCCAAGGCCAGGTCTCAG tgtgCAATTGGTTTAGCTGTCTGTAACTTTGTGTCCTGTACTGATATTGAT ATTGTAATGAAGGTGTTGGATGCATTGGAGGGTATATTCAGGGCCTCCTACAGAAAAGGAGACAAATCCATTCCCTCTCACCCACCTGAGATCTCGCACCTCCATGCCAGTGCCTTGTCAGGATGGAGCCTTCTTCTGTCGATAGCTCCGACATATTTAGTCATGAAGCTCGTGGAGAA ACACATAGAACACCTTCCTGACCTCTTGCACAGCTCCGACGTGGAACTGAGGATTGAAGCAGGGGAAACTCTCGCACTTCTGTACGAACTTGCCAGAGAAAAAGATGAG GACTTTGAAGGGAAGGACATTGATGGTTTGTGTGAGACCTTGAAGAAGCTGGCTACAGACTCAAACAAATATCGTGCCAAGAAAGACCGACGACAACAGAGGTCAAGCTTCAGAGATGTCCTGAGGGCAGTGGAG GAAGGTGATCTACCAGACTTTACAAttaagtttaaaactgaatcgATGCCAATTGATTCCTGGACAAAGAAAAAACAGTATGACGCCTTCTGTTTGGCATTGGGGTCAGGAGTCTACCAGCATTTACAG GATAATATGGTTGTTAGGGAAGTCTTTGGACTCGGGGTTCCTATTCCTGTCGGAGCAAAACCAGTTCAGAAAGTTACTAAATGGGAAAGG